TCGCACCGCCAAGAACAGTTATGATACGGGCCGTAAGCGCCGCTGGGTGCTGTACAACGGTTATGCCGACGCCTCGAAGATTCCGCCCGATTGGCATGGCTGGATGCATTACACCTATGACACGCCGCCTTCGGAAGAACCTCTGCGTCGCAAGGCTTGGGAAAAGCCCCACATGCCAAATATGAGTGGCACTCCTTATGCGCAGTTCCCATCGGGTTCGCTCAATGCAGAGGCCGAACGCCAGAAGACGACCGGCGATTACGAAGCCTGGAAACCCTAACCGGAGCGACCCCTTATGAAGCGCGTCACCGTTTCCGGATGGGCTATGCTTGCGGCTGTGGCGGCGTGCGTGGTTATTCCGGCCTCCGCCCAGGTGCCACCGCCCGATCGTGGCGGTAATGGTGGTGATGCGCCGCACTATGTCGATAGCGCGGATTACGATCCGCAGCCCTATTATGTCG
The window above is part of the Asticcacaulis sp. MM231 genome. Proteins encoded here:
- a CDS encoding NADH:ubiquinone oxidoreductase subunit NDUFA12; this translates as MRWLLNLLAPSFTWWNGATLGTLFTIGKHGRQVGTDEFGNRYFEGRTAKNSYDTGRKRRWVLYNGYADASKIPPDWHGWMHYTYDTPPSEEPLRRKAWEKPHMPNMSGTPYAQFPSGSLNAEAERQKTTGDYEAWKP